One Ursus arctos isolate Adak ecotype North America unplaced genomic scaffold, UrsArc2.0 scaffold_15, whole genome shotgun sequence genomic region harbors:
- the FABP6 gene encoding gastrotropin, which yields MAFNGKYEFESDKNYDEFVKRLGLSSDAIEKGRNIKIVTEVQQDGQNFTWSQHYPGGHSMTNKFTIGKECDMETMGGKKFKATVHMEGGKIAVEFPNYRQTSEIAGDKLVEISTIGGVTYERVSKRLA from the exons ATGGCCTTCAACGGCAAGTACGAGTTCGAGAGTGACAAGAATTATGACGAGTTCGTGAAGCGTCTCG GGCTCTCCAGCGATGCTATCGAAAAGGGCCGAAACATCAAGATCGTCACAGAGGTGCAGCAGGATGGGCAGAACTTCACCTGGTCCCAGCACTACCCGGGGGGCCACTCCATGACCAACAAGTTCACCATCGGCAAGGAGTGTGACATGGAGACCATGGGGGGCAAGAAGTTCAAG GCCACTGTGCACATGGAGGGTGGGAAGATAGCAGTGGAGTTCCCCAACTATCGCCAGACCTCGGAGATCGCGGGTGACAAGCTGGTGGAG ATCTCCACCATCGGAGGTGTGACCTATGAGCGTGTGAGCAAGAGGCTGGCCTGA